A stretch of DNA from Sugiyamaella lignohabitans strain CBS 10342 chromosome B, complete sequence:
ATGAGATTAGtctcctcttcatcctcatcggCAGCCTCATCAGCAGTATCTCTGGTGCCCTTGGTTGACGATCTGTCATAGAATTCATCAAGGATCTTGGGAGAGATACGGTTAAGAAGCTCCTTGGGATAGATACGGAGCAACGACCAAGCTTGATCAAGAGATTCGAAAATTGTACGGTTCTCGTAGTTGCCCTGGGCAATAAATGTCTTTTCGAACTTCTCCAAAAACTCCAAGGAAAGCTTGTCCTCCGTGGACAGGGCCTCTTCACCAACGACAGCCTtcatagcagcagcatcacGACCAATAGCATACTTGGCATATAATTGATTGGACACATCACCATGGTCCTTACGGGTCATACCTTCACCAATAGCAGCCTTCATCAGACGCGAAAGGGATGGCAGAACGTTAATAGGTGGATAGATACCTCTGTTGTGTAGTTGACGATCGATACTGATCTGACCCTCGGTAATATAACCAGTCAAATCAGGAATTGGATGGGTAATATCATCATTAGGCATGGTAAGAATAGGGATTTGAGTAATCGAACCGTTACGACCCTCGACACGACCGGCACGCTCGTAAATGGTAGACAAATCTGTATACATGTAACCAGGATAACCACGTCTACCGGGCACTTCTTCACGGGCAGCAGAAACCTCACGAAGAGCATCTGCATAAGAAGACATATCAGTCAAAATAGTCAAGACGTGACGCTCGGTTTGATAAGCCAAATATTCTGCAGTTGTAAGAGCCAAACGAGGAGTAATGATTCTCTCAATAGTGGGATCATTAGCCAAGTTAAGGAACAAGGAAACTCGCTCTAAAGAGCCATTCTCTTCGAAATCTTGCTTGAAGAAACGAGAAGTTTCCAAGTTGACACCCATTGCAGCAAACACAATGGAGAAATTGTCCTCATGACCATCATGGACATCCTTAGTAGGACGAACTAAAGAAGCTTGACGACAAATCTGAGCAGCAATTTCATTATGAGGCAaaccagaagcagagaAAATAGGAATCTTTTGACCACGAGCAATCGAGTTCATTGTATCAATGGCGGAAATACCAGTAGAAATCATTTCTTCAGGATAGATACGAGAAAAGGGGTTAATGGGCGATCCGTTAATATCGAGATAGTCTTCGGCAAGAACTTTAGGACCATTGTCAATAGCTCTACCAGAACCATCGAAAACACGACCAAGAACGTCTTCTGAGACGGGAATTTTCAAATTCTGTCCTGTGAATTCAACCTTCGTCTTTTTAACGTCGATACCAGAAGTACCCTCGAAAACTTGGACAATGGCACGGTCTCCCTTGACTTCAAGGACTTGACCGGCTCTGTTAGTGCCATCTGGCAAAGTCAGGTTAACAATTTCGTTGAAACGAGGAAACTTGACATTTTCCAAGATAACCAAAGGACCATTGACACCGGCTACTGTATTATAAGTGATACGGGGCTTAATTCTGAAATCCTGGGTGACTGCCTGCTTGTTGAGCTCGTCTGGTACAATCTGTTAGTACTCTAGTCATTTCGATTAATTCTCAAATTTTTGAACAGTTCTATGTTTTAACTTCAGTCTAAGGCTCTgacccttttttttttcctcgCCGTCCTACCATCGAGAACTTCAGTTACTAGATCACCACGAGCACAGACCAAAACGTTGAATTGCTACTACAAGAACTTCTGACCCAGTTTCCCCAACCGCTAACTGGTAAGAGTCTGTCAGAGTCGTTCAATATTCGTTGGTTGACCTCGGCGTAACTACTAACAGAATCTGGGGGTACTGGAGATATTGTCAATTCCGAAGCAGTCTAGATGGACCACATGAACCAATTTTCAAACTTTAGAATATCAATTGTATAACTTACAGAGCTCTTTGTCGCTCAAATGGGCCTCGGTCTTAACAGCCATGGTTGCAATGCGTGGTTATTGTATCGGTCTCGAACAACGGCTGTATcgatggtggtgaagataGGAGGATGCCTATCACCAACCAATGAACCAAATCGTAAGCTAGAGATGCTATGATGCGGCGTGCCCTAACCCACACACGAGGTAAAATCTCAGTAATCGGTGTAGGAGGACGATCCCAAAGCCCTGCGTCTCAAGAAGACGGCTGTACTCGATATCTCAGAAATTCCTCCCTGTTAGTAGTCATTACTAAGAATTCGAACACTGACTTGATTCAACAGGACAGTGCAATATTATCGGGTTCTGAAAGCACGATGAGAGACGAAAAACTGGGATAAGATCCCAGCATATCAGTCATAAAAGTacataataaataaataaaaaagtgTCATAAGTGACGTTCACAATCCGTGTGAAAGAGTTGGAGCGTTGAGTGGAGATACTCGAGCTGAACCAGTCGACGGTACTATCTCAATTGGATTCGGAGTTGGTGCATTTGAGACATTGTCACCACCTTGATCCGCAGAGAGATCAACTACAGAATCCAGAATCGCATCTTTCTCTATCAGATTCCACTCGGCAGATCCACCGCTGATATCTAGATACATTTGAGACACAATGTAGTCTTTCACTGAAAAGAGGTCTGGCATGAATGACTCTGTTGTACTATTCCGGTTCTGTGGTTGCGGCGCTCTATGCTGGAACGACTCTGGTTGAGTTGTGACAGCTTGTTGAGATGAGGGAACCCCTTCGGCAGGATTCTGgggtgatgttgaagaggGTAGTGTGTGTACTCgttcagaagaagattccAAACGAATACCTGCGATAAGTGCCACAGTTCGGTTAACCTGGACAATGTCTTCTACAAGGCTAATATGTACACCCCTGCTATACAAAATCGCAGCAGTATTTATTGCAAGCATAGCCAGTGCTTCTGCATAGGCTTCGAACTCAAGATGCTTATCCTTGGCAAATGATAGTATTGGTTGTGTGATGTCAAGCCGAAGTTTCTCTTTGCCAGGACGCGAGATTCTATAATATCCGGTATGAGTTTGAGTTATTTCATAGGGTAAACGAATATCCAGGTAGTATGCTAAAAGGTGACATAGTGACGCTAACCTTTCCAAGGCAGAATTCACTGTCACATGCGAATAATGAGCTAGAATTGAAAGATCTGGCACAATGTTAAAACCAAGTACAAGATCATATTGCCTTGAAAAAGCGAATGGAGGACTACGAGCCTGAAACTCATCTTTTTGATCTGCTGGTTCGGTTCGTATCACCTCGCTCTCCAAGTGGTCTACACCGATCCGCTCTGGGAATTTTCCAGTTGAATGACTGCGATCGGTTTTAAGACTTGGTCTGTTTGACTTTTTCTCATTCTTTTTATCACGTACAGATTTCAGTAACCTGTCGCGTCTCCTGCGAACCTTTCGAATTACAAACAACGAACAGACATCACGAAGTAGTTTAGTCTTTAGAGTATCCATAGATGCAACTAAATTTCTTGAGCTTTCAGTTCTGTCCGAAATATGCTCGTTAATGCAATCCTTCTGCTTATTATACAGTTCAGTTGACTGCTGTCTAGCCGTTGTAATGCGGTTTTTTCGTTCTTCGTTTAGGGCTTTAAGTTGACTTATTCGTGAATTTAATACTTCAATAGATTCTTTTGTAGTCCAGATAACCTCATTAACCTTTTGTAGGTGAGATTGTCGGTCACGTAGTCGAGCTACCAGTAAGTTCGTCCAATTGTGATTTGTAAGTTTAGTGCCCGATCTAGCAGAGATTCCACTACTTTTCTCAATTTCGTGTCTATCTTTatcaacttctttttctggtccctcgtcttctttccaaATTGGTGGATACATCGGTTTATAATCAATTTTGTCGTACCAGAGACCGTTATTTATAACCTCATTGATATCACTTCTCAGAGTGGCGACTTCGGTCAGCACATTTATTACACTGATTCGATGGCCCAATGTCGAATATGAGGCACAAGATccgcaaaaaaaaacctttTTGCCCCTGGGTCCAACATCTCCGGGGGCACTCTCACATATGCCACATTTGTAACCTGAGGTAGTAGATACCATGGATATAGTAGATGCATTGGAAGTCTTCGTCATAGATATTGGCTCACCAGTTCTAGAGCCGGAAGAAATACCATCAACATTAGTAGTGCCATTACTTTTCTCAGTTCCAGTGGAATCGCCATGACTCTTTCTACTGCCATGTTCTTTGACACTAGAAACAACCTCGCCAAAACCTGGATCGGAGCCAGCAGTTAAATCGGGTTCACCAGAACCAGGCGACTCAGGCATTTTGCACACAAAGCGGCATTCATACCagccaaagaaaatgaataAGGTGATATCAAATTGACTGtagagaagcagcagcatcatcatctctTATCGTTACTTTGATAACAAATATCCTTACCCACAATCAGTCTACATTGCACGTGATAGTTCTCCTCTAGATCAGCCGCGGAATTCATCTCATGCAGTGTTTGAGCGGTATATGATCTCTCCGCAAACGGCGAGCGACGGCCCTCCGCCATCGGGCTGCGGATATTATTCAACCAAGTGAATCTGCCTTCCATCCTGATTCAGGACGTTTGGAAGTAGTCGAAACAGTCAGGGTCTCGAGCAAGACACCAGACCCTTTGGGCCATGTATAGCAAGAGCTTATTGGGGCTGTGCTATGGCTCACAAAACGGTCAGACAGTGACTAACCGTCAAAAGCGGCCGTAGAGTTAATGGACAAGTAAGCAAATGTTGAATATTAGTGGCATATAAACCTAAGTagacaaataaataacgtCATAGGAGATCAAGGTAAACAGCTGAGTTCACTGACCAGCTTAGCATATAACACACTTAGACTTGTCGTCAGTAGGAGTGGTGTGCTCAATCTCGGCAATGAGAGTTGCAAATGCTTTGTCGATATTGCTGTTAGTCTTAGCAGAAGTCTCAACAAATGGAATATTCAGTGATTGGGCAAGTTGTTGGCCTTCTTGTGTGGAAATTTGGCGATGGCTCTCATCAGTATCACTTTTGTTGCCAACAATAACCATTGGTAAGGAGtcagtaccagtagcatTCAAAATCTTATCTCTAATAATAGGGATCATTTCAAAGGAAGCTCGCGAGGTAACTGCGTATACAAGCATATACCCATGAATTCCGATTAATAATTTCTGGCTCATGATGCTGAATTCATCTTGACCAGCTGTATCGATGATCTCGGTGGTATACTCTATTCCATTGTGAGTAATAGGCTTCGAAAATTGGTTTTCAATGGTTGGGTAGTATGATTCAACAAAATGCTTTTCCACGAATTGGACAGTAACTGTAGACTTTCCCACAGCACTGGCTCCAACAATAGCGATCTTGCGTGCTCTTTCAGGAGAAGTCATGTTGTATGCGGAAATGTTCTTAGTACTGATAAAATGAAAGCAGTGGaattcaagaagaaagagactTCAAAATGAGATATTGAAAGAAGGTGTGTGAACACTATGAATGCGATAACAAAGATGGTCGATAAAAAAGTTCGTGGATGCCGGTGTGCCGTTTCACTGCAACTAAAGACAATCCTAATATCGTTTAAGTTATCGATAGGGTTAGTTCCGAGCACAAATTCAGCAAAAAAACTATCCTCCAAAAGACCGTCTTGGGACTGTGGATTTTGGAGCTTTGTTGTAATTGTGTTTTTAAGAGACAGGTCGTCAGCAGGTGGTGATGTGTGCCTGCGATGTAAGACCTTATGAAATAAGCTACTGAATTTATGGACCTAGAATCAACAACTAGAACCACAAGAACGAATCAAAAGTCAGAAATtaaatatcaaatatcAGAAAGAGGCCGATTCTATGAACAGGAGCAATCTGTGAAAggaaaaatcaaaaattctaaaagaaaacaacaaaaacgaACACAAAATCGTAGATGGCACAAAATCCCACGATTTACAACTCTCTTACTAAACGGTAAAAGAAGCCTTTTCCCTATTGTTTGCTTTTTTTCCAACGGCTGTGCGCCAGGAAAGATGTACGTTTTGAGACTGGAAAACCGGGCGATCATGTCCCGTACTGCCGTACTTTTAGCTACTGCACGGCTTGAACGTTTTCAGATGCCCGACTCGTGGGGGTTACCCAGGCTTTCCAACTCAACTGATTCAACAAAGTtcaaatttgttttttttccttgggtcatattttttataaCAGAATCACTAGCTTGTGGAATAATAGGGTGAATGACACTGTGAGGGACTGTTCATCTGAACTCTAACTGGGCTTCACCAAATAGCAAGGCTCATCATAAGATCATCTGTTGAGTGGGTCGTGCTCGCCTGGCGGTACTGCCAGCCGCTTAATCGACCGCATGTCTTTTACTTTCCGATGATGACCTTGCAGAAAAGTGCGGCAGATGTCCCATTTCCAGGATCAGTATACTGATGCGAAGCCTGCAGCCcactgaagaagttgtAATGCTATTCAGAGCTGGGTTTGTTCTGGTGACAACTCCATGCTTCGTCCAAACTATATATGTTTATTAGATGCTGGCTGTATTGGCTCTTGTCGTTGTCGAATTTTGGCAAAAATCTGTCTCAAGGCTGATGTTCATCGTAGTTAGGATGAACTGATAGTTTAGAGACTATGTAAACTATATATCAATCTCAAGCGAGTACTCCAAGTAAATTTTTTGTTAAAGAGCATATTACAAGTCTGGCCTGCACACAGAATGTTTTCCAGCAGAACTTTATTTAAATGAAAAGTAAACTGGCTAAATATCTCACTGAAGTTATCAGATCAGTAATACAAGTTGCTcactggaccctgcattcaaaagataagggTTAGGTAAAATATCTGATCTGCTTCCCGCCTAAGACATTCggaataatatatatagtaTCCCAGTGGTTTATAATTTCTTCCAGCAAACTGTCGTGCTATGAGAATAAGTAAAGCTACTAACAGAAATGGAATGGGTTCCATATACAAATATCAAGGTCACACCGAAAGAACCGCTGGGTAAGAAACGATCTTAGCCGCCATCGAAAACCTGCCCCTCTCAGGTTCTCCGCAAACTAGATTAATAAGAGATGGGAAGCCAATGACAAAGAGCAAAGACACCACAGCTGTCACGGAATACGTTATTTTGGGTTATCGTAGGCGTCGTAGGCGCCCATGTTCGCGGAATACCCCGCAATGTAAATCATGATCTTCAGCATGTATATGTTAGATAGGGAATTACCGGTATATTCGCGCCAGGCGATAACTATGGGCGAATAGCAGTCGCCTATAATTCAATTACTACCTCACCTAAAGTTAGAAATCGGCTGTAGAAACTTTATAGTTTGACGAAAGCTGAAGTAGAGTTGACACTCCTCCACAAGTAACTAGCCTTTGGTATGAGAAATCGTGACGGTATAACTTGCTCACACATGATTCAACAAGGCGGGAGTTATAAGAGCCGATacaattttttatttgagTAGTTTGACCGGGCCGAGAAACTGTTCAGCCGCAATGCAGTGACATATGACATGACGGGCGCTAGAAGTACCTGGTGATATCCGGTCTTATTCCGGCATAGCATATCGCAGCACGAGGTCCAAGTCCAGCAAATCATCGCCCATCAGGTACTTTACTTGAAAATGAGCGCTTATTGTTTTTTAGAATTACTTACTAAAAATGACTATTATTTCACGGGCCGACTGCGGTCCCGGAATCGCTCCGCCATAACAGAGACAGAATGAAACACGTTTCGAGATCACTGTTGCCTAATAGTTAATAGCTAAGAGTCAGTTGAGAGCCAATACAAGCACCGGGAAGTTTTGGCAACGGTCCATTCCAATCAAGGCACATGCCGCCCATACCAAGGGGTCCAGAGCGTGTACGGGCCTATTGCGGACTTATCTCCATCTCTATTGTAACATCCCGTCGTCCGACAGGAGCTTCACATCTCCAACTTGCGTGCATCGAGGCTGCATTTCATGTCTCATGCATGAGGCAGTGTTCCGCTATTAGCTATCCCCAGACCATAGACTGTTGCAATCTGGACAATTTGGTTATTTCTCTGATATCAAGATTGCTCCACAAAATCTGAGATACCGGTTAGTAGTTTGATCTATCAGCAAGTTAgtgggaaaaaaaaaattaaaaccTAGTATAGCGTTAGATATAATATGACAGATTCTCTAGGTAACGGATATTAATGTTACTTGGCCGCGGGCAGAAGTCCCACCTGACCATATCCCGGGCTACATGAGGCCGTTTTGTAtatattgataataataatagtatcATCAATTAGGCTTTTTAGAATCCCCGTATCCCCATATCATTACGTGATAGACAGCGTCGCCGGGTTAACCGGTTGATCAGTGCATACTGAGATTAGGCCCATTTACAAAGAACACAGAAAAAGCAACTATTTGTtggaaaaatatattgtcCGAAAGCAGATCAGCGCTGGACTCAACAAAGCAAAGCCAATCAGTTGTTTAAATGAGCCACTGCTTGTGTCTATtcaatttatataaatttgGATTCTACCCCGGATATTAAACCaggttt
This window harbors:
- the VMA2 gene encoding H(+)-transporting V1 sector ATPase subunit B (Subunit B of V1 peripheral membrane domain of vacuolar H+-ATPase; an electrogenic proton pump found throughout the endomembrane system; contains nucleotide binding sites; also detected in the cytoplasm; protein abundance increases in response to DNA replication stress; GO_component: GO:0005737 - cytoplasm [Evidence IDA] [PMID 11914276]; GO_component: GO:0000329 - fungal-type vacuole membrane [Evidence IDA] [PMID 18048916]; GO_component: GO:0016021 - integral component of membrane [Evidence ISM] [PMID 12192589]; GO_component: GO:0033180 - proton-transporting V-type ATPase, V1 domain [Evidence IEA]; GO_component: GO:0033178 - proton-transporting two-sector ATPase complex, catalytic domain [Evidence IEA]; GO_component: GO:0000221 - vacuolar proton-transporting V-type ATPase, V1 domain [Evidence IDA] [PMID 2478556]; GO_component: GO:0000221 - vacuolar proton-transporting V-type ATPase, V1 domain [Evidence IDA] [PMID 2857169]; GO_function: GO:0005524 - ATP binding [Evidence IEA]; GO_function: GO:0016787 - hydrolase activity [Evidence IEA]; GO_function: GO:0016820 - hydrolase activity, acting on acid anhydrides, catalyzing transmembrane movement of substances [Evidence IEA]; GO_function: GO:0046961 - proton-transporting ATPase activity, rotational mechanism [Evidence IMP] [PMID 2141385]; GO_process: GO:0015991 - ATP hydrolysis coupled proton transport [Evidence IEA]; GO_process: GO:0046034 - ATP metabolic process [Evidence IEA]; GO_process: GO:0006874 - cellular calcium ion homeostasis [Evidence IMP] [PMID 10991947]; GO_process: GO:0006811 - ion transport [Evidence IEA]; GO_process: GO:1902906 - proteasome storage granule assembly [Evidence IMP] [PMID 23690178]; GO_process: GO:0015992 - proton transport [Evidence IEA,IEA]; GO_process: GO:0055085 - transmembrane transport [Evidence IMP] [PMID 2141385]; GO_process: GO:0006810 - transport [Evidence IEA]; GO_process: GO:0007035 - vacuolar acidification [Evidence IMP] [PMID 18048916]; GO_process: GO:0007035 - vacuolar acidification [Evidence IMP] [PMID 2141385]) codes for the protein MAVKTEAHLSDKELYELNKQAVTQDFRIKPRITYNTVAGVNGPLVILENVKFPRFNEIVNLTLPDGTNRAGQVLEVKGDRAIVQVFEGTSGIDVKKTKVEFTGQNLKIPVSEDVLGRVFDGSGRAIDNGPKVLAEDYLDINGSPINPFSRIYPEEMISTGISAIDTMNSIARGQKIPIFSASGLPHNEIAAQICRQASLVRPTKDVHDGHEDNFSIVFAAMGVNLETSRFFKQDFEENGSLERVSLFLNLANDPTIERIITPRLALTTAEYLAYQTERHVLTILTDMSSYADALREVSAAREEVPGRRGYPGYMYTDLSTIYERAGRVEGRNGSITQIPILTMPNDDITHPIPDLTGYITEGQISIDRQLHNRGIYPPINVLPSLSRLMKAAIGEGMTRKDHGDVSNQLYAKYAIGRDAAAMKAVVGEEALSTEDKLSLEFLEKFEKTFIAQGNYENRTIFESLDQAWSLLRIYPKELLNRISPKILDEFYDRSSTKGTRDTADEAADEDEEETNLIET
- the RHB1 gene encoding putative GTPase RHB1 (Putative Rheb-related GTPase; involved in regulating canavanine resistance and arginine uptake; member of the Ras superfamily of G-proteins; GO_component: GO:0019897 - extrinsic component of plasma membrane [Evidence IGI] [PMID 10753927]; GO_component: GO:0016020 - membrane [Evidence IEA,IEA]; GO_component: GO:0005886 - plasma membrane [Evidence IEA,IEA]; GO_function: GO:0005525 - GTP binding [Evidence IEA,IEA]; GO_function: GO:0003924 - GTPase activity [Evidence ISS] [PMID 10753927]; GO_function: GO:0000166 - nucleotide binding [Evidence IEA]; GO_process: GO:0006184 - GTP catabolic process [Evidence IEA]; GO_process: GO:0015809 - arginine transport [Evidence IGI,IMP] [PMID 10753927]; GO_process: GO:0015819 - lysine transport [Evidence IMP] [PMID 10753927]; GO_process: GO:0042147 - retrograde transport, endosome to Golgi [Evidence IMP] [PMID 17101785]; GO_process: GO:0007165 - signal transduction [Evidence IEA]; GO_process: GO:0007264 - small GTPase mediated signal transduction [Evidence IEA]) yields the protein MTSPERARKIAIVGASAVGKSTVTVQFVEKHFVESYYPTIENQFSKPITHNGIEYTTEIIDTAGQDEFSIMSQKLLIGIHGYMLVYAVTSRASFEMIPIIRDKILNATGTDSLPMVIVGNKSDTDESHRQISTQEGQQLAQSLNIPFVETSAKTNSNIDKAFATLIAEIEHTTPTDDKSKCVIC